ATCCTTTTCTATCTCAAGAAGTCAAGCAATGTAGGTTGTATGATTTTGGCTCCTGCAGCTAATGAAGAATTGTATATATTTTCCTCTATTTTGAGTTGAGTATAAACCTGAGCCATATTAGCATCTTCATTGTTACTTAAAAGTTCTGTAAAGTTTATATTTTCATCACCCATACGATTATCAGTAAGTTCTAATCGTTTAACTTTTGCTCCAATTTCCGCTTTATTTTGCAATATATTTTCTTGAATACCATCAAATCTCTCTATTGTTTTCTGAATGATTTCAGCATCACCAGTCTTAAGTGCATCAGTAAATTCATCAACTACAGCTAACATATAACTCTTGTCAGCATAATCATCACTAGAGCGTTTTCCATTCTCATCATTTACTACCTCGTATCCGTTAACTTGATTTTGATGGTAATTTGGATTATCTATAAGCTTTCCGTTAGAATCAAATTCTGCTTTTCCAAAAATCCTTATTCCAACTGTATTTACTGTTATATCGTCAGACACTCCCAAATTATAATCTGAAACCTCACTTTGTTTAAGCGGATATCTTCCATCTTCTAGGCCTAATTTATCTAAACTACCTGCGCTAGGTGTTTCTATTAACAGACTATCTTCATTGCCAGATGGTCTCGTAAATACAAGCTGACCTTTTGTACCGCTTTGATTTACTATATCTGCAGTTATTCCAGTCGTTCCAGCAGATAATTGTGAATTTATTGCCGTTTTAAGTGCATTCAAATCAGAATAATTTTGATTCAAATTTATATTTGTAGAAGTTTCTCCAAGTTTTATATCAAAATTTAGCGGTTCCGAAGCAAAATTCAATTGTCCACCGTCAATTTCACTACCTCTAATTTCTGAGATCTGAGTATTTTCATAATCTGTAAGTTTATACTTACCACTATCATCTAAAAGTGGCACATCTGTTTTAAATCCTGAAAACAAATATCTTCCAGCATAAGTAGCATTGCCAGTTTGAACCAATTGCTCTCTCTTTTGCTCAACTTCAGCAGCAAATGCCTTTAGTTCATCATCTGTATTTGTTTGATTAGATGCGCTCACTGCAATATCTCGCATCCTCTTTACTAAATCATTTACCTCTGTCAATGAATCTTCTGTCATCTCCATCCACGACTGAGCATCTTTTAAATTTCTTTGATATTGTTTCAGTTTCCCCAAATCAGTATGAAATCTCATACTCTTTGTAACACCAATTGGGTCATCTGAAGGTCTAGAAAACTTCTTTCCAGAAGAAAACTGCCTATTAATATTATTCATTCTCTCAAGATTGTTATACATATTGTTCATTACATTGCTAATAAGCATGTTGTTAGTTATTCTCATATATTACACCACCTATCTACCCATTGTTCCAAGTTGATTTACAACTATATTGTAAACTTCATCTAACGCACGAATCATTCTAGCATTTGCATTGTACGCATGCTGGAATTTAACCATATTTGCAGTTTCTTCATCTTTTGATACTCCTGAGTCACTCATTCTTCTCTCTTTTACATTTTTCATAATTGTGCCCTCATTAGACTCCATTCTCTCGGCCTGCTGAGCGTCAACGGCGAGAGTAGATACTATAGATTTTAAAAATTCATCAGGTGTTCCCTGAGCAGTAGGTGTATCAAAGAATTTCTTATCATTTCTCAAATCCAAAAGATTCTTCAAGTTTTTATTATTTTCTGGTCCATCATCTGCCGTAGCTGTTGCTAGAGTATTTAAATCATTTTTCAAATCGCCAGAAATATCTATATTGTCTGCTCTAACATTTTCTCTCATGTATTTCTCAAATGCCTTGTAATCAGCAGATTCTTCATTCGTAAGATCTAAATCTTTTATTGCTTTTCCATTTATTTTAATCTTATCAGTATTTTCTCCAAATGCAGTCATAAATAATTTGCCAGATTCTCCATCGCCACCCACGCCGGTCGCATGTACCTTATTCATTTGTATAGCAAACGTTGATGCAAACTCATTTAATCTATTTACATAGTACGGAATGCCTCTATATTCGTTATTTTCACCTGAACCTTCTCCATCCAATGAGCCATCGCCTCTAAAATCCAAAAGGCCTTTTATTTCTCCATCAGTAAGTTTGAGTTCTAGCCCACTGCTTTCCCAATATATTTTGCTAAGTTTTTCTTCTGGATTTTGGGCATTGTCCATTTCCTTAACCAAAAGTTTATTAGAATTTTCATGGTCCACAAGTGTCATTCCACCAACACTGACATTGACTTTCCCCTCATATTCAGTAACATCTATATTTACTATTTTAGACAGATCATCTAACAAACCATCTCTTTTGTCTCTTAAATCATTTGCATAGCTTCCATCTAATTCCATAAGCTCAATTTGCTTATTAACCTCTGCTATTTGCGACCCATAATCATTGACTTGAGTCACTTTAGTTCTGACTTGAAAATCAGCTTCACTTTGTAAGTTATACAGTTTTTTTGCTAATTCATTTAGCTGCCCTGTAAATGTTTTAGCCGATTCTCTTACTAAGGATTTACTCGCATAATCCGATGGATTATTGTTAAGCTGTTCTATAGCCTTATATAAATCATCCGTCGCCTTTCTCATACTGCTATCTGTAGGTTCATTAAATGCATTTTCTATATCTTTTAACCTATTCATTCTGATTTCCCAATCGCCGTGCTTTCCGCTTTCATCCCAAAATTTATTATTTATATAGTCATCTCGCACTCGTTTTACATCTGTAATCTGTGTTCCTGTACCAAGCATTCCCACACCGTATACTCTCTGTGCCTGCGTTGCAGACTGAGTAATTACCTGCCTTGAAAAATCTTTATTATTAATATTTGCTATATTGTGTCCAGTTACATACAAACTCCTCTTACTTGTAAATAATCCTGAAACAACCGTATTAAATCCAT
This sequence is a window from Tissierellales bacterium. Protein-coding genes within it:
- the flgL gene encoding flagellar hook-associated protein FlgL, coding for MRITNNMLISNVMNNMYNNLERMNNINRQFSSGKKFSRPSDDPIGVTKSMRFHTDLGKLKQYQRNLKDAQSWMEMTEDSLTEVNDLVKRMRDIAVSASNQTNTDDELKAFAAEVEQKREQLVQTGNATYAGRYLFSGFKTDVPLLDDSGKYKLTDYENTQISEIRGSEIDGGQLNFASEPLNFDIKLGETSTNINLNQNYSDLNALKTAINSQLSAGTTGITADIVNQSGTKGQLVFTRPSGNEDSLLIETPSAGSLDKLGLEDGRYPLKQSEVSDYNLGVSDDITVNTVGIRIFGKAEFDSNGKLIDNPNYHQNQVNGYEVVNDENGKRSSDDYADKSYMLAVVDEFTDALKTGDAEIIQKTIERFDGIQENILQNKAEIGAKVKRLELTDNRMGDENINFTELLSNNEDANMAQVYTQLKIEENIYNSSLAAGAKIIQPTLLDFLR
- the flgK gene encoding flagellar hook-associated protein FlgK codes for the protein MAWDGFNTVVSGLFTSKRSLYVTGHNIANINNKDFSRQVITQSATQAQRVYGVGMLGTGTQITDVKRVRDDYINNKFWDESGKHGDWEIRMNRLKDIENAFNEPTDSSMRKATDDLYKAIEQLNNNPSDYASKSLVRESAKTFTGQLNELAKKLYNLQSEADFQVRTKVTQVNDYGSQIAEVNKQIELMELDGSYANDLRDKRDGLLDDLSKIVNIDVTEYEGKVNVSVGGMTLVDHENSNKLLVKEMDNAQNPEEKLSKIYWESSGLELKLTDGEIKGLLDFRGDGSLDGEGSGENNEYRGIPYYVNRLNEFASTFAIQMNKVHATGVGGDGESGKLFMTAFGENTDKIKINGKAIKDLDLTNEESADYKAFEKYMRENVRADNIDISGDLKNDLNTLATATADDGPENNKNLKNLLDLRNDKKFFDTPTAQGTPDEFLKSIVSTLAVDAQQAERMESNEGTIMKNVKERRMSDSGVSKDEETANMVKFQHAYNANARMIRALDEVYNIVVNQLGTMGR